AGACAAATATGAATAGAAAAGAGCTAATCAAGAGTTCCAAGTGCATTGTTATTAAGATAGGTACATATGTGCTGACCTCAGACACTGGGTTAAATAGAACAAGAATATCCAATATTGCCGAAGAAATAGTGGAACTGCGAAAACAAAATATTAAAATAATTATTGTGTCCTCAGGTGCTATAGGCGCAGGCATGAAAGTTTTGGGCATTGGGAAGCATTCATTGACAATATCAAAAAAACAAGCTGTTGCTGCTGTAGGGCAGAATGAGCTAATGCATACTTATAAAGAAATCTTCGGAAAAAGAGGATATCATACTGCGCAGATTCTGCTCACAAGAGATGACTTTAAGTCCAGACTTAGATACCTCAATATACGTAATACAATAATGGAACTATTTAAAGCGAATGTTATTCCTATTGTTAATGAAAACGACACTGTTGCAACTGAGGAAATTAAGTTTGGGGATAACGATACTCTTTCTGCACTTGTTGCTAATCTCTTAGATGCAGACCTTTTAATTATGCTTTCTAATATTGATGGACTGTTTACTGTTGATCCCCAAAAAAGTAAGCAAGCTTTTCTTATATCTGAAGTCGATAAAATCCGATCTAAAATAGAGTCGTATGCTTCTGACTCAAAAACAGGGGTTGGAGGCATGTTGACAAAAATAACTGCAGCCAAAATGGGAACACAGTCAGGGGTGACTGTAATAATAGCTAATGGGCTTAAAAAAAATATTGTCTCTAGAATAATGAATGGAGAAAAAATTGGCACGATCTTTCTCCCAAAAATTGACAAAAGAAAAACAGGCCGAAAAAAATGGATAGCATTTGCTCATTATATAAGAGGGACAATTATTGTTGATAAAGGAGCAAAACAAGTTTTAATAAACAAAGGCAAGAGCCTTTTATCCACAGGCATTATTGCCTCAAAAGGAAAATATAACATAGGAGACGTAGTTGGAATTGCTGATGCCAGAGGCAGTGAATTTGCGAGAGGACTGGTTAATTATTCAGATAAAGATGTAGCAAAAATTAAAGGGAATAAGACTTCCCAAATCGAAAGCATACTCGGTTATAAGTCTTATGATGAAGTAATACACAGGGATAATCTGGTGATATTATGATAAGAAAAATCGCTCAGCATGCAAAAGATGCGTCAAGAGTGTTGGCAATTCTTTCAACAGAAGAAAAAAATAAAGCCCTTCTGGCTATTGCCAATGGTGTTAAAAAAAACAAATCTAAAATTTTATCTGCAAATATCATTGATATCAAACGTGCAAAGGGAAACAACCTGTCCCCTGCTTTAATAGACCGTCTAACTTTAACTCCACAGCGAATAGAAAATATTTGCAACGCCTTGGGGCAACTAACTAAACTCCCAGACCCTGTTGGCAGAATACTTAGCAAGACAACCAGGTCAAATAAATTAAGAATAGAAAAGGTAAGCGTACCTATTGGAGTTATTGGTATAATCTATGAATCTCGGCCTAATGTCACTGTGGACGCAGCAAGCCTTTGTCTAAAAGCTGGTAACGCTGTAATCCTTCGCGGAGGAAAAGAATCTATAAATTCAAATATTGCTTTATATCAAATAATGATAAATAGTCTGCGAAAAACAAAAGTTCCTCCTAGTTCCATTCAAATGATAAAAAGCACTGATCGTAAAATGGTGAATCGCATGTTAAAAATGGATAAATATATTGATCTTATAATTCCGCGCGGAGGTGCTGGCCTTATACAATTTGTTGCTAAAAATTCTACTATTCCTGTAATTAAACATAGTGACGGAATATGTCACACTTATGTTGATAAACATGCAGATATTGATATTGCAAAAACTGTATGTTTCAATGCGAAAGTCCAGCGTCCGGGAGTATGCAATGCAATGGAGACGCTTCTTGTTCATAAAGATATTGCCAAGGTCTTTCTGCCTCAGATGATAGATATGTTCAGGAATGCAGGCGTTGAAATAAGAGGCTGTAGAAAAACCAAAGAAATTGCCCCTGAGATAAAACTAGCAAAGGAGAAAGATTGGTCAACTGAATATCTTGACTTAATACTTTCCATCAAGATAGTGTCCGCAGAACAAGAGGCAATCAATCACATTAATACATATGGATCCTGCCATTCTGACGCTATAATTACAAAAGATAGTTCATCTGCAGATAGGTTTCTGAAAGAAGTAGATTCTGCTACTGTATATGTCAATTCATCTACTCGATTTACTGATGGTGGCGAATTTGGATTAGGCGCTGAAATTGGTATAAGTACAGGCAAGCTGCATGCCAGAGGACCTATGGGATTGGAAGAACTCACAACTTACAAATACCTTATATTTGGCAATGGCCAGGTGCGAATATAATGCGCATTGGTATTATGGGCGGTACTTTTAATCCCATTCATTATGGGCATCTTGTAAGCGCTTCCGAAGTTTGCAGCAAATTCAAGCTGGACAAGGTAATATTTGTTCCTTCATCCATTAATCCACTCAAAAACACATCCAATCTTGTCGGAGCTCATCATCGTCTTAAGATGATAAAATTGGCAATAGCCGATAATCCCCGG
This genomic stretch from bacterium harbors:
- the proB gene encoding glutamate 5-kinase, yielding MNRKELIKSSKCIVIKIGTYVLTSDTGLNRTRISNIAEEIVELRKQNIKIIIVSSGAIGAGMKVLGIGKHSLTISKKQAVAAVGQNELMHTYKEIFGKRGYHTAQILLTRDDFKSRLRYLNIRNTIMELFKANVIPIVNENDTVATEEIKFGDNDTLSALVANLLDADLLIMLSNIDGLFTVDPQKSKQAFLISEVDKIRSKIESYASDSKTGVGGMLTKITAAKMGTQSGVTVIIANGLKKNIVSRIMNGEKIGTIFLPKIDKRKTGRKKWIAFAHYIRGTIIVDKGAKQVLINKGKSLLSTGIIASKGKYNIGDVVGIADARGSEFARGLVNYSDKDVAKIKGNKTSQIESILGYKSYDEVIHRDNLVIL
- a CDS encoding glutamate-5-semialdehyde dehydrogenase, with product MIRKIAQHAKDASRVLAILSTEEKNKALLAIANGVKKNKSKILSANIIDIKRAKGNNLSPALIDRLTLTPQRIENICNALGQLTKLPDPVGRILSKTTRSNKLRIEKVSVPIGVIGIIYESRPNVTVDAASLCLKAGNAVILRGGKESINSNIALYQIMINSLRKTKVPPSSIQMIKSTDRKMVNRMLKMDKYIDLIIPRGGAGLIQFVAKNSTIPVIKHSDGICHTYVDKHADIDIAKTVCFNAKVQRPGVCNAMETLLVHKDIAKVFLPQMIDMFRNAGVEIRGCRKTKEIAPEIKLAKEKDWSTEYLDLILSIKIVSAEQEAINHINTYGSCHSDAIITKDSSSADRFLKEVDSATVYVNSSTRFTDGGEFGLGAEIGISTGKLHARGPMGLEELTTYKYLIFGNGQVRI